The Microbacterium sp. LWH7-1.2 genome window below encodes:
- the pstB gene encoding phosphate ABC transporter ATP-binding protein PstB, with translation MSKSIEVNDLNVYYGDFLAVEGVSLNIEPRSVTAFIGPSGCGKSTFLRTLNRMHEVIPGARVEGEVLLDGDNLYGANVDPVLVRRQVGMVFQRPNPFPTMSIKENVLAGVKLNNKKMSKSDSDALVEKSLKGANLWNEVKDRLDKPGSGLSGGQQQRLCIARAIAVSPEVILMDEPCSALDPISTYAIEELIGELKNDYTVVIVTHNMQQASRVSDKTAFFNIAGTGKPGKLIEYNETKTIFTTPSVQATEDYVSGRFG, from the coding sequence ATGTCCAAGAGCATCGAAGTCAACGACCTCAACGTCTACTACGGCGATTTCCTGGCCGTCGAGGGCGTCTCGCTCAACATCGAGCCGCGGAGCGTCACCGCGTTCATCGGACCCTCGGGCTGCGGCAAGTCGACGTTCCTGCGCACCCTCAACCGCATGCACGAAGTCATCCCCGGCGCCCGCGTCGAGGGCGAGGTGCTGCTCGACGGCGACAACCTGTACGGCGCCAACGTCGACCCGGTGCTCGTGCGCCGTCAGGTCGGCATGGTCTTCCAGCGCCCCAACCCGTTCCCGACGATGTCGATCAAGGAGAACGTGCTGGCGGGCGTGAAGCTCAACAACAAGAAGATGTCGAAGTCCGATTCCGACGCGCTCGTCGAGAAGTCGCTGAAGGGCGCCAACCTCTGGAACGAGGTCAAGGACCGCCTCGACAAGCCGGGCTCGGGCCTGTCGGGCGGTCAGCAGCAGCGTCTGTGCATCGCGCGTGCCATCGCCGTGTCGCCGGAGGTCATCCTGATGGACGAGCCCTGCTCGGCCCTCGACCCGATCTCGACGTACGCCATCGAGGAGCTGATCGGCGAGCTGAAGAACGACTACACGGTCGTCATCGTCACGCACAACATGCAGCAGGCGTCGCGCGTGAGCGACAAGACGGCGTTCTTCAACATCGCCGGCACCGGCAAGCCGGGCAAGCTGATCGAGTACAACGAGACGAAGACCATCTTCACGACGCCCTCCGTCCAGGCCACCGAGGACTACGTCTCCGGCCGTTTCGGCTGA
- a CDS encoding aminodeoxychorismate lyase → MALRFALVIEPAASDDPRPIFSDSFRVIDPSAPALSVGELSTQRGDGIFESIGVVDGHAQEAEAHLERLAHSARICDLPAPNLEQWRQAVEIAARHSPSEGEGVIKLILSRGVEHGPAPTAWVTATAAPDNSTARERGIRVVTLDRGYGIDTPARAPWLLLGAKTLSYAVNMAAIREAKGRGADDAIFVTSDGFVLEAPTASLILRIGGRFVTPAPNGGILHGTTQLSLFAHLEEHGHETRYEVLPTSALGQADAAWLVSSVRLAAPITAIDGAEVPVDAELTASFNRYLLSPRD, encoded by the coding sequence ATGGCCTTGCGTTTCGCGCTCGTGATCGAGCCCGCGGCATCCGATGACCCCCGTCCGATCTTCTCCGACTCGTTCCGCGTGATCGACCCGTCCGCCCCGGCGCTGAGCGTCGGCGAGCTGAGCACGCAGCGAGGTGACGGCATCTTCGAGTCGATCGGCGTCGTCGACGGTCATGCGCAGGAGGCCGAAGCCCACCTCGAGCGACTCGCGCACTCGGCGCGGATCTGCGACCTCCCGGCCCCGAACCTCGAGCAGTGGCGTCAGGCCGTCGAGATCGCCGCCCGGCACTCGCCGAGCGAAGGGGAGGGAGTGATCAAGCTCATTCTGAGCCGAGGGGTCGAGCACGGCCCTGCGCCCACCGCATGGGTGACGGCGACGGCCGCCCCCGACAACTCGACCGCACGCGAGCGGGGCATCCGGGTCGTCACGCTGGACCGCGGCTACGGCATCGACACCCCGGCGCGCGCACCGTGGCTGCTTCTGGGGGCCAAGACCCTGTCGTACGCCGTCAACATGGCCGCGATCCGTGAGGCGAAGGGTCGCGGCGCCGACGACGCGATCTTCGTCACCTCCGACGGCTTCGTGCTCGAGGCCCCGACGGCATCGCTCATCCTCCGTATCGGCGGGCGGTTCGTCACGCCGGCGCCCAACGGCGGCATCCTCCACGGCACGACGCAGCTGAGCCTGTTCGCCCACCTCGAAGAGCACGGGCACGAGACCCGCTACGAGGTCCTCCCGACGAGCGCGCTGGGGCAAGCGGATGCCGCGTGGCTGGTGTCCAGCGTGCGGCTCGCCGCTCCGATCACGGCGATCGACGGCGCCGAGGTTCCTGTGGATGCCGAGCTCACAGCATCCTTCAACCGTTATCTCCTGAGCCCCCGCGACTGA
- the pstA gene encoding phosphate ABC transporter permease PstA produces MTVTTAPPQPPQTEAPVRETRRLTSGHLPAWAPWAILVGSLAVSALLFGVLAMGSGEAFSLAGWAVVAGLAYLVLITTASSIVEGRRKGVDRLVTGLVTIAFLIAMVPLVSVAFTVVVNGVAGLSAEFFTSSMRNVVGEGGGALHAIVGTLLITLAAAIISIPIGIFTAIYLIEYGAGNRLARGITFLVDVMTGIPSIVAGLFAYAVFALFFGPGIRMGIMGSIALSVLMIPVVVRSTEEMLRLVPNELREASYALGVPKWRTIAKVVLPTSVAGITTGVMLSISRVIGETAPLLLTAGVATSMNYNLFEGRMMTLPVFVYTQYMNAGIPVEAYHNRAWAAALVLIVIVMLLNLIARIVAKVFSPKLGR; encoded by the coding sequence ATGACCGTGACGACCGCTCCTCCTCAGCCTCCACAGACGGAGGCACCGGTGCGCGAGACGCGCCGGCTCACCAGCGGACACCTGCCCGCGTGGGCGCCCTGGGCCATCCTCGTCGGCAGCCTTGCCGTGAGCGCTCTGCTGTTCGGCGTGCTCGCGATGGGCTCGGGCGAAGCCTTCAGTCTCGCCGGCTGGGCCGTCGTGGCCGGGCTGGCATATCTCGTGCTCATCACGACCGCGTCCTCCATCGTCGAGGGCCGCCGCAAGGGCGTCGACCGCCTCGTGACCGGTCTGGTGACGATCGCGTTCCTGATCGCGATGGTCCCGCTCGTCTCCGTCGCTTTCACCGTCGTCGTCAACGGCGTCGCGGGCTTGTCCGCCGAGTTCTTCACCTCCTCGATGCGCAACGTCGTCGGCGAGGGAGGCGGTGCGCTCCACGCGATCGTCGGCACCCTCCTCATCACGCTTGCCGCCGCGATCATCTCGATCCCGATCGGCATCTTCACCGCGATCTACCTGATCGAATACGGCGCCGGCAACCGGCTCGCGCGGGGCATCACCTTCCTCGTGGACGTCATGACCGGCATCCCGTCGATCGTCGCGGGTCTGTTCGCTTACGCCGTCTTCGCGCTGTTCTTCGGTCCGGGCATCCGCATGGGCATCATGGGCTCGATCGCGCTGTCGGTGCTGATGATCCCGGTCGTCGTGCGCTCCACCGAAGAGATGCTGCGGCTCGTGCCGAACGAGCTGCGCGAGGCGTCGTATGCGCTCGGCGTGCCGAAATGGCGCACGATCGCGAAGGTCGTGCTGCCCACATCGGTAGCCGGCATCACCACCGGGGTCATGCTCTCGATCTCGCGCGTGATCGGCGAGACCGCGCCACTGCTGCTCACCGCCGGCGTCGCGACCTCCATGAACTACAACCTCTTCGAGGGCCGCATGATGACGCTCCCCGTGTTCGTCTACACGCAGTACATGAACGCGGGCATCCCGGTCGAGGCGTACCACAACCGGGCGTGGGCGGCGGCCCTCGTCCTCATCGTCATCGTGATGCTCCTCAACCTGATCGCGCGCATCGTCGCGAAGGTCTTCTCGCCGAAGCTCGGCCGCTGA
- a CDS encoding DNA-directed RNA polymerase subunit beta, with amino-acid sequence MSDSSREFHKPVRRPAELFDRVFSAEDPAEVSRVAHTTAHALLARVRADPDGTVVDRLVTFTDEHGIDDLAELWSRSPAKTLPGALWRLYLVQLMIHDDPRTAALLYERGRSELASADDVVAGAPSPAGPDELVTLVDTILRGLFEGDFAVALDRAAAFCRVQASGATHVADDYEATEPDRASAFTTRALRLSDYAADLTACAALWRRDALT; translated from the coding sequence ATGAGCGACTCGTCCAGGGAGTTCCACAAGCCCGTGCGCCGACCGGCCGAGCTCTTCGACCGCGTCTTCTCCGCGGAGGACCCGGCCGAGGTCTCCCGCGTCGCGCACACGACCGCGCACGCCCTGCTCGCACGCGTGCGGGCCGACCCCGACGGCACCGTCGTGGACCGGCTCGTGACCTTCACCGATGAGCACGGTATCGACGACCTCGCCGAGCTGTGGTCGCGGTCTCCCGCGAAGACGCTTCCGGGCGCCCTGTGGCGGCTGTACCTGGTGCAGCTCATGATCCACGATGACCCGCGCACGGCCGCGCTCCTCTACGAGCGCGGGCGGTCCGAACTCGCCTCCGCCGACGACGTGGTGGCCGGTGCGCCGTCGCCCGCAGGGCCCGACGAACTCGTCACGCTGGTCGACACCATCCTGCGGGGGCTCTTCGAGGGCGACTTCGCCGTGGCTCTCGACCGTGCGGCTGCGTTCTGCCGCGTGCAGGCCTCCGGTGCGACGCATGTCGCCGACGACTACGAGGCGACCGAGCCCGACCGTGCGTCGGCGTTCACCACTCGCGCCCTCCGCCTGTCGGACTACGCCGCCGACCTCACGGCGTGTGCGGCGCTCTGGCGCCGCGATGCCCTCACCTGA